A region of Burkholderiales bacterium JOSHI_001 DNA encodes the following proteins:
- a CDS encoding putative translation initiation inhibitor, yjgF family (PFAM: Endoribonuclease L-PSP~manually curated), translating to MVQRYEVGARMSEMAVHNGVCYLAGQVAASGAGDIGAQTREVLGAIDKLLAQAGTDKTRVLRAQIFLADIQEFPGMNAVWDTWVVPGHTPPRATVQAALAKPEWKVEIVVTAAL from the coding sequence ATGGTTCAACGTTACGAAGTCGGCGCACGCATGAGCGAGATGGCCGTGCACAACGGGGTTTGTTACCTGGCTGGGCAGGTGGCCGCCAGCGGCGCAGGCGACATCGGCGCACAAACGCGCGAGGTGCTGGGCGCCATCGACAAACTGCTGGCCCAGGCTGGCACCGACAAGACCCGCGTGCTGCGGGCCCAGATCTTCCTGGCCGACATCCAGGAATTTCCCGGCATGAATGCGGTGTGGGACACCTGGGTGGTGCCCGGGCACACGCCGCCGCGTGCCACGGTGCAGGCCGCGCTGGCCAAGCCGGAGTGGAAGGTGGAGATCGTGGTCACCGCTGCACTGTGA
- a CDS encoding response regulator containing a CheY-like receiver domain and an HTH DNA-binding domain (PFAM: Response regulator receiver domain; Bacterial regulatory proteins, luxR family), translated as MTEVQADVVRVMLVDDHAVVREGYRRLLQAEGDIEVVAEHADAESALAAMDALARQGPLVVVLDLSMPGRGGLEMARRVMARWPKVNILVFTMHDHPAMVAQALAAGVAGYITKTSAPQELVAALRRVAAGEREVMSPDVAQALQASAAKPPHMALSPREFDVLLGLVRGEAIDAIAARLHISPKTVSNVQTQIRTKLGVSTAIELLRYAQQHKLTGD; from the coding sequence ATGACTGAAGTGCAGGCCGATGTGGTGCGGGTGATGCTGGTGGACGACCATGCGGTGGTGCGTGAAGGCTACCGTCGGCTGCTGCAGGCCGAGGGCGACATCGAGGTGGTGGCCGAACATGCCGACGCCGAAAGTGCGCTGGCCGCGATGGACGCGCTGGCGCGCCAGGGGCCGCTGGTGGTGGTACTGGACCTGTCCATGCCCGGGCGCGGCGGGCTGGAGATGGCGCGCCGGGTGATGGCGCGCTGGCCGAAGGTGAACATCCTGGTGTTCACCATGCACGACCACCCGGCCATGGTGGCGCAAGCCCTGGCGGCGGGCGTGGCCGGCTACATCACCAAGACCAGCGCGCCACAGGAACTGGTGGCGGCCTTGCGCCGGGTGGCCGCCGGTGAACGCGAGGTGATGTCGCCTGATGTGGCCCAGGCCCTGCAGGCCAGCGCCGCCAAGCCGCCGCACATGGCCTTGAGCCCACGTGAATTCGACGTGCTGCTGGGTCTGGTGCGCGGCGAGGCCATCGATGCCATCGCCGCGCGGCTGCACATCAGCCCCAAGACGGTGTCCAACGTGCAGACCCAGATCCGCACCAAGCTGGGCGTGTCCACCGCCATCGAACTGCTGCGCTACGCGCAGCAGCACAAGCTGACCGGGGATTGA
- a CDS encoding acyl-phosphate glycerol 3-phosphate acyltransferase (PFAM: Domain of unknown function (DUF205)~TIGRFAM: acyl-phosphate glycerol 3-phosphate acyltransferase): MSAMSSAIWSLVFVLGAYLVGSLSFAVLVSRAFGLADPRSYGSGNPGATNVLRSGSKAAAVLTLALDALKGYVPVWLAVWLAPKFGFGEFTVGLVGLAAFAGHLWPLFFKFQGGKGVATAAGVLMAFNPGLGLAVLLTWVIIAAFFRYSSLASLVAAAFAPFYQVLIWGVSPLLLAMVLMSLLLLWRHSANIQKLFTGTESKLGQKAAPAAAAQGAHAQHHPHHHSHHHAKKKGQH; this comes from the coding sequence ATGTCCGCGATGTCCTCCGCGATTTGGAGCCTGGTGTTCGTCTTGGGCGCCTACCTGGTGGGTTCGCTGTCCTTCGCGGTGCTGGTCAGCCGCGCCTTTGGCTTGGCCGACCCGCGCAGCTACGGTTCGGGCAACCCCGGCGCCACCAACGTCTTGCGCTCCGGCAGCAAGGCCGCCGCGGTGCTGACCCTGGCGCTGGACGCGCTGAAAGGCTATGTGCCGGTGTGGCTGGCCGTGTGGCTGGCGCCGAAATTCGGCTTCGGTGAATTCACCGTCGGGCTGGTGGGCCTGGCGGCCTTTGCCGGCCACCTGTGGCCGCTGTTCTTCAAGTTCCAGGGCGGCAAGGGCGTGGCCACCGCGGCCGGCGTGCTGATGGCCTTCAACCCCGGCCTGGGTCTGGCGGTGCTGCTCACCTGGGTGATCATCGCGGCCTTCTTCCGCTATTCGTCGCTGGCGTCCCTGGTGGCGGCTGCTTTCGCACCGTTCTACCAGGTGCTGATCTGGGGCGTTTCGCCGCTGCTGCTGGCCATGGTGCTGATGAGCCTGCTGCTGCTGTGGCGCCACAGCGCCAACATCCAGAAGCTGTTCACCGGCACCGAATCGAAGCTGGGTCAGAAGGCTGCGCCGGCCGCGGCGGCCCAGGGGGCGCACGCTCAGCACCATCCACATCACCATTCACACCACCACGCCAAGAAGAAGGGGCAGCACTGA
- a CDS encoding hypothetical protein (PFAM: Protein of unknown function (DUF461)) has product MPTPRLVALCSLLALLTGTHAQTTVAEPWVRGTVAQQKATGAFMQITSAQGGKLVSVASPAAGVVEVHEMAMDGNMMKMRAVPHLNLPAGQVVELKPGGYHVMLMDLKQPLKPGDSVLLTLTVENKDGKKEAISVQAPVKPLGGGHMH; this is encoded by the coding sequence GTGCCCACCCCCCGCCTTGTCGCCCTGTGCAGCCTGCTGGCCCTCCTGACCGGCACCCATGCCCAAACCACTGTGGCCGAACCCTGGGTGCGCGGCACCGTGGCGCAACAAAAGGCCACCGGCGCCTTCATGCAGATCACCTCGGCCCAAGGCGGCAAGCTGGTGTCGGTGGCTTCGCCGGCGGCCGGCGTGGTGGAAGTGCATGAGATGGCGATGGACGGCAACATGATGAAGATGCGCGCCGTGCCCCATTTGAACCTGCCTGCCGGCCAGGTGGTGGAACTCAAACCCGGCGGCTACCACGTGATGCTGATGGACCTGAAGCAGCCGCTGAAGCCGGGAGACAGCGTGCTGCTGACGCTGACCGTCGAGAACAAGGACGGCAAGAAGGAAGCCATTTCAGTTCAGGCGCCGGTGAAGCCGCTGGGCGGCGGCCACATGCATTGA
- a CDS encoding uncharacterized membrane-anchored protein (PFAM: Protein of unknown function (DUF3422)), with the protein MESPDRPLRFPERQRLELHHELHARPTLPARTPCVVSYWVQWGMDGAQAEALLAQLCLSADAPAPPAGVRHHVLQAPGYALKYERHGEFVSWQVNRPLPAWASAPSDADLRAALTSSSALTELPDAFIARLTGPGAGEMLAATHVAMLRAERGFGGAARDGDWLRRCQALLAEGAGPGGVDDAASLMGAYIADAQRGAVLTHLRLGVDGFTRFVLLDFDLSPEQAAREAQRLCEIEAYRMLAMLGFPVAQAESAQLAELERTLQGTVDAMANDDNLDDAQAFETLSRMAAEVEHGTARTRFRFSATRAYSRIVQARLADLREQRIDGVRTLSGFLSRRFLPAIALCESTDARLTDMAERINRAVSLARVRVEQRREQGNQELLRALAHRQHLQLRLQQTVEGLSVVAISYYTLGLVGYVAKGAKTLPGLEPLHIQPDLVVGLAVVPVAFGVAWFVRRLRAHLDP; encoded by the coding sequence ATGGAATCTCCCGACCGGCCCCTGCGTTTTCCGGAACGCCAGCGGCTTGAACTGCACCACGAACTGCACGCCCGGCCCACCCTGCCGGCGCGCACGCCCTGCGTCGTGTCCTACTGGGTGCAGTGGGGCATGGACGGCGCGCAGGCCGAAGCCCTGCTGGCCCAGTTGTGCCTGAGCGCCGACGCCCCCGCGCCCCCCGCAGGCGTTCGCCACCATGTGCTGCAGGCCCCGGGCTATGCGCTGAAGTACGAGCGCCACGGCGAATTCGTCAGCTGGCAGGTGAACCGCCCGCTGCCGGCCTGGGCCAGCGCGCCCAGCGACGCCGACCTGCGCGCGGCCCTCACCAGCAGCAGTGCCCTGACCGAACTGCCCGATGCCTTCATCGCGCGCCTGACCGGCCCGGGTGCCGGGGAGATGCTGGCCGCCACCCATGTGGCGATGCTGCGCGCCGAGCGTGGCTTCGGCGGGGCCGCGCGCGACGGCGACTGGCTGCGCCGCTGCCAGGCCCTGCTGGCCGAAGGCGCGGGCCCGGGCGGGGTGGACGACGCCGCGTCGCTGATGGGCGCCTACATCGCCGACGCCCAGCGCGGCGCGGTGCTCACCCACCTGCGCCTGGGCGTGGACGGCTTCACCCGCTTTGTGCTGCTGGACTTCGACCTGTCGCCCGAGCAGGCGGCGCGCGAAGCGCAGCGCCTGTGCGAGATCGAGGCCTACCGCATGCTGGCGATGCTGGGCTTTCCGGTGGCGCAGGCCGAAAGCGCCCAACTGGCCGAGCTGGAACGCACCCTGCAAGGCACCGTGGACGCCATGGCCAACGACGACAACCTGGACGACGCGCAGGCCTTCGAAACCCTGTCTCGTATGGCCGCCGAGGTGGAACACGGCACCGCGCGCACCCGCTTTCGCTTTTCGGCCACCCGGGCCTACAGCCGCATCGTGCAGGCGCGGCTGGCCGACCTGCGCGAACAGCGCATCGACGGCGTGCGCACGCTGTCGGGCTTCCTGTCGCGCCGCTTCCTGCCCGCGATCGCGCTGTGCGAAAGCACCGACGCGCGGCTGACCGACATGGCCGAGCGCATCAACCGCGCGGTGAGCCTGGCGCGCGTGCGGGTGGAACAACGCCGCGAACAGGGCAACCAGGAGTTGTTGCGCGCGCTGGCCCACCGCCAGCACCTGCAACTGCGCCTGCAGCAGACCGTGGAAGGCCTGTCGGTGGTGGCCATCAGCTACTACACCCTGGGCCTGGTGGGCTACGTGGCCAAGGGGGCCAAGACCCTGCCAGGGCTGGAGCCGCTGCACATCCAGCCCGACCTGGTGGTGGGGCTGGCGGTCGTTCCGGTGGCGTTCGGCGTGGCCTGGTTCGTGCGCCGGCTGCGCGCGCACCTGGACCCCTGA
- a CDS encoding glutaredoxin-like protein (PFAM: Glutaredoxin), producing the protein MSEQGRSLLVMAALVLGITAVSTWWSGHQESNAGRDLAALARPGDIRMLSSTTCVFCTRARQFMTEHGVAFDECFIERDVACADVYRATAAQGTPTLLVRGQVQLGFAPDRVVKRLQAGPG; encoded by the coding sequence GTGAGCGAGCAAGGCCGTTCTTTGCTGGTGATGGCGGCCCTGGTGCTGGGCATCACGGCGGTCAGCACCTGGTGGAGTGGGCACCAGGAATCCAACGCGGGCCGCGACCTGGCGGCCCTGGCGCGGCCGGGTGACATCCGCATGCTGTCCAGCACCACCTGCGTGTTCTGCACGCGGGCGCGACAGTTCATGACCGAGCACGGCGTGGCCTTCGACGAGTGCTTCATCGAGCGCGATGTGGCCTGCGCCGATGTTTACCGCGCCACGGCGGCCCAGGGCACCCCCACCCTGCTGGTGCGTGGCCAGGTGCAACTGGGCTTTGCGCCCGACCGGGTGGTCAAGCGATTGCAGGCGGGGCCGGGTTGA